One window of Actinomycetota bacterium genomic DNA carries:
- a CDS encoding SDR family oxidoreductase, producing the protein MPEPPPYPEPRHLLAGKHALVTAAAGTGIGFATAKRMAEEGATIVLSDRHERRLREALEQLNDETDRTHHAVACDVSDRDQVDALFEGAIGALGHLDIVFNNAGLGGRADLVDMTDDEWARVIDVTLTGTFRCTRAALRHLIPRKQGTVINNASVLGWRAQAGQGHYGAAKAGVMALTRAAAIEAAPHGVRVNAVSPSLAIHEHLAKVTGQDLLDELERDAALGRSATPWEVANVVVFLASDLSSYLTGEVLSVSSQHP; encoded by the coding sequence GTGCCTGAGCCGCCTCCGTACCCCGAGCCTCGCCACCTCCTCGCCGGCAAGCACGCGCTCGTCACGGCTGCCGCCGGGACCGGCATCGGGTTCGCGACCGCCAAGCGCATGGCCGAGGAGGGCGCGACCATCGTGCTCAGCGACCGCCACGAGCGCCGCCTGCGTGAGGCCCTGGAGCAGCTCAACGACGAGACCGACCGGACCCACCACGCCGTCGCCTGCGACGTCAGCGACCGGGATCAGGTGGATGCGCTGTTCGAGGGGGCGATCGGCGCGCTGGGCCACCTCGACATCGTGTTCAACAACGCCGGCCTCGGCGGCCGAGCCGATCTCGTCGACATGACCGACGATGAGTGGGCACGCGTCATCGACGTGACCTTGACCGGGACGTTCCGCTGCACCCGCGCCGCGCTGCGCCACCTGATCCCGCGGAAGCAGGGAACGGTGATCAACAACGCATCCGTGCTGGGCTGGCGCGCCCAGGCGGGGCAGGGGCACTACGGGGCGGCCAAGGCCGGGGTTATGGCGCTGACCCGCGCCGCCGCCATCGAGGCCGCGCCCCACGGCGTCCGGGTGAACGCCGTCAGCCCCAGCCTCGCCATCCACGAGCACCTCGCGAAGGTCACCGGCCAGGACCTGCTCGACGAGCTCGAGCGTGACGCGGCGCTCGGTCGCTCCGCGACACCGTGGGAGGTCGCCAACGTCGTCGTGTTCCTCGCCAGCGACCTGTCGAGCTACCTGACCGGTGAGGTCCTCTCGGTCAGTAGCCAGCACCCGTGA
- a CDS encoding MaoC family dehydratase: MPPTVLEGSDAVRGAVGTHLGYSDWLEITQGRIDLFADATGDHQWIHVDPQRAASETPYGGTIAHGYLTLALSNLFLPQIVEVRGFSMGLNYGADKVRFPAAVPVGSWVRAGAELTAVDDVPGGIQTTMTLTVQVRGQDKPGCVVEALSRYLL; this comes from the coding sequence GTGCCCCCGACCGTTCTCGAGGGATCTGACGCCGTGCGCGGGGCCGTCGGGACGCACCTCGGCTACTCCGACTGGCTCGAGATCACCCAGGGACGCATCGACCTGTTCGCCGACGCGACCGGTGACCACCAGTGGATCCACGTCGATCCGCAACGTGCCGCCTCCGAGACGCCGTACGGCGGGACCATCGCGCACGGGTACCTCACGTTGGCGCTGTCGAACCTGTTCCTGCCCCAGATCGTCGAGGTCCGCGGGTTCTCGATGGGCCTCAACTACGGGGCCGACAAGGTGCGCTTCCCCGCCGCGGTCCCGGTGGGCAGCTGGGTCCGGGCCGGGGCGGAGCTGACGGCGGTCGACGACGTCCCCGGGGGCATCCAGACCACGATGACGCTGACCGTGCAGGTCCGCGGCCAGGACAAGCCCGGCTGCGTCGTCGAGGCTCTCAGCCGCTACCTCCTCTGA
- a CDS encoding FG-GAP repeat protein — MRIRGTLLAATVLMVLAAATAVPAGAFIDDDPVIHDLTGQGPFYGWAVSELTDVDSDGVTDWITGSIGADDFSGFTQVVSGATGTGLFRFHGAPAELHGYAIADVGDVDADGTPDIVAGAPGFAGPGTVYVYSGADGSTLLTLHGEADGDFFGSAVAAAGDVDGDGHDDVLVGAENNDASGAESGRAYVFSGVDGTLIRILEPEGSGDLFGSATDAVADLDGDGIDEHVIGARDAGDEARGEIYVFRGADGSRLYEFEASPTGENLGYFFVAGLRDVDGDGTADIYGADFDDAHKGVDTGKAFVWSGADGSLIHEWVGKQKGVGLGPGRGAGDVDGDGHEDLIIGSWIDDFGGPDAGKVTVYSGADGKRLRTIVGDQPGHSFGFDAVGLGDTDGDGLIDFLVSAASGDHVYVMAGVPAGDAKHRR; from the coding sequence ATGCGCATCCGTGGGACCCTGCTCGCCGCCACCGTCCTGATGGTGCTCGCCGCCGCGACGGCGGTACCGGCCGGGGCCTTCATCGATGACGACCCCGTGATCCACGACCTCACTGGCCAGGGGCCCTTCTACGGGTGGGCGGTCAGCGAGCTCACGGACGTCGACTCCGACGGTGTCACGGACTGGATCACCGGCTCGATAGGAGCCGACGACTTCTCGGGGTTCACCCAGGTCGTCTCGGGAGCCACCGGCACCGGGCTGTTCCGCTTCCACGGGGCGCCAGCCGAGCTGCACGGCTACGCGATCGCGGACGTCGGCGACGTCGACGCCGACGGCACGCCCGACATCGTCGCGGGCGCGCCGGGGTTCGCCGGTCCCGGGACCGTGTACGTCTACTCGGGTGCTGACGGCTCGACGCTCCTGACGCTGCACGGCGAGGCCGATGGTGACTTCTTCGGCTCGGCGGTCGCGGCTGCCGGAGACGTCGACGGTGATGGGCACGACGACGTGCTCGTCGGGGCCGAGAACAACGACGCGAGCGGAGCCGAGTCGGGACGGGCCTACGTCTTCTCCGGCGTGGACGGGACGCTGATCCGGATCCTGGAGCCCGAGGGATCAGGCGATCTGTTCGGCTCCGCGACCGATGCCGTCGCCGACCTCGACGGCGACGGCATCGATGAGCATGTGATCGGGGCGCGCGACGCCGGCGACGAAGCGCGGGGCGAGATCTACGTGTTCCGCGGCGCCGACGGGTCGCGCCTGTACGAGTTCGAGGCGTCGCCCACGGGCGAGAACCTCGGCTACTTCTTCGTCGCGGGGCTCCGCGACGTCGACGGTGACGGAACCGCCGACATCTACGGCGCCGACTTCGACGACGCACACAAGGGCGTCGACACCGGCAAGGCGTTCGTGTGGTCGGGGGCGGACGGCTCGCTCATCCACGAGTGGGTGGGGAAGCAGAAGGGCGTGGGTCTCGGGCCGGGGCGGGGCGCGGGCGATGTCGACGGCGACGGACACGAGGACCTCATCATCGGTTCGTGGATCGACGACTTCGGTGGACCGGACGCCGGCAAGGTCACGGTGTACTCCGGAGCCGACGGGAAGCGGCTGCGGACCATCGTGGGCGACCAGCCGGGCCACTCGTTCGGCTTCGACGCGGTCGGACTCGGCGACACCGACGGCGATGGCCTCATCGACTTCCTCGTCTCGGCGGCCAGCGGCGATCACGTCTACGTCATGGCCGGCGTCCCTGCCGGCGACGCCAAGCACCGCCGTTGA
- a CDS encoding SDR family NAD(P)-dependent oxidoreductase has product MTALDGRVCVITGAAGGLGSAYAREFARQGARLVLNDLGTSRDGSGNDPTRVQQVVEEVRALGAEAVGNAEDIATMSGAEATLAQALDEFAQVDALVNSGGMLRDRMFVSMDEVEWDAIVRGHLRAHFCPTRVLAGYWRERSKAGDAVDAAVVMTTSNAGLFSQPGQSNYAAAKAGIAGLTVTLADELERYGVRVNAISPAARTRMTTEVEAMAEMVAAPDDPDAFDVFDPANVATVVAWLAAPRDLNPATGQVVFVRGGELKLLRGWPYAEERDRDRRWELDDLVREFAGHEWERSPGA; this is encoded by the coding sequence GTGACCGCGCTCGATGGCCGCGTCTGCGTCATCACCGGAGCCGCCGGTGGGCTCGGCTCGGCGTACGCGCGTGAGTTCGCGCGTCAGGGAGCTCGGCTCGTCCTCAACGACCTCGGCACGTCACGCGACGGCAGCGGCAACGACCCGACACGCGTGCAGCAGGTCGTCGAGGAGGTCCGCGCGCTCGGGGCCGAGGCCGTGGGCAACGCCGAGGACATCGCGACGATGTCCGGCGCCGAGGCGACGTTGGCGCAGGCGCTCGACGAGTTCGCGCAGGTCGATGCCCTGGTCAACTCCGGCGGGATGCTCCGCGACCGCATGTTCGTGTCGATGGACGAGGTCGAGTGGGACGCCATCGTTCGCGGCCACCTCCGTGCGCACTTCTGCCCCACGCGGGTGCTGGCCGGGTACTGGCGCGAGCGGTCGAAGGCCGGCGATGCCGTCGACGCGGCGGTCGTGATGACCACGAGCAACGCCGGGCTGTTCAGCCAGCCCGGCCAGTCGAACTACGCGGCGGCCAAGGCCGGTATCGCCGGGCTGACGGTGACGCTCGCCGATGAACTCGAGCGCTACGGCGTCCGCGTCAACGCGATCTCACCGGCGGCGCGGACCCGGATGACGACCGAGGTCGAGGCGATGGCCGAGATGGTCGCCGCTCCGGACGATCCTGATGCGTTCGATGTGTTCGACCCGGCCAACGTCGCGACCGTCGTCGCCTGGCTCGCCGCCCCGCGAGACCTCAACCCCGCCACGGGCCAGGTCGTGTTCGTGCGCGGCGGCGAGCTGAAGCTCCTCCGGGGCTGGCCCTACGCCGAGGAGCGTGACCGCGACCGCCGTTGGGAGCTCGACGATCTCGTCCGTGAGTTCGCGGGCCACGAGTGGGAGAGGAGTCCAGGTGCCTGA
- a CDS encoding sigma-70 family RNA polymerase sigma factor codes for MTGYLRVQGATDPDDLASEVFLGVFRNLHRFEGDEAAFRSWVFTIAHRRIIDDRRRRGRRPRTVPLDDVDVSHEETFEDEVAARADLERLKPVIDRLPKDQRDALLLRVLGDLDHEEAAEAMGKRPGTVRVLQHRALKRLRQELSEEL; via the coding sequence GTGACCGGGTACCTGCGCGTCCAGGGCGCTACCGACCCCGACGACCTCGCGAGCGAGGTCTTCCTCGGGGTCTTCCGCAACCTGCACCGCTTCGAGGGCGACGAGGCCGCCTTCCGGTCGTGGGTGTTCACGATCGCTCACCGCCGCATCATCGATGACCGCCGCCGTCGCGGACGGCGGCCGCGCACCGTGCCTCTGGACGACGTGGACGTCAGCCACGAAGAGACGTTCGAGGACGAGGTCGCGGCGAGGGCCGACCTGGAACGTCTGAAGCCGGTCATCGACCGGCTGCCTAAGGATCAGCGCGATGCCCTGCTGCTGCGCGTCCTCGGAGACCTCGATCACGAGGAGGCAGCAGAAGCGATGGGCAAGCGTCCCGGGACCGTCCGGGTCCTGCAGCACCGGGCGCTCAAGCGGCTGCGCCAGGAACTGAGCGAGGAGCTGTAA
- a CDS encoding AraC family transcriptional regulator encodes MRRTPAWLGEVSDRVRLRASGVDPAVVLGEFHCAPGDPIWGQRNDIGPVPHIVFPGTGVGIAPEGGSPFTADATQIVLYDAGRPYRRRLVDPRGDHCTFLAIHPTSLGALAAEHALAGVTGSVARPRFVTGRTVATTPTVLLLRALLAELRSGEPDQLLVDEALVRLVGAALGGGEAGEGTALRSEATRRRHERLVEDTKALIASDPARSWALADLGRTVGASSFHLHRVFRATTGMTIHTYQQRLRLREALAVLGAGTEDLASLAHGLGFSSHSHFTDRFRREFGVTPSAARRLRRSELRKMVTAMEGTAT; translated from the coding sequence ATGCGGCGCACACCTGCGTGGCTGGGGGAGGTGTCCGACCGTGTCCGGCTGAGGGCGAGCGGCGTCGACCCCGCCGTGGTCCTGGGCGAGTTCCACTGCGCGCCCGGCGACCCGATCTGGGGTCAACGCAACGACATCGGCCCGGTCCCCCACATCGTGTTCCCGGGGACGGGCGTCGGGATCGCCCCTGAAGGCGGCTCGCCGTTCACTGCGGACGCCACCCAGATCGTCCTCTACGACGCGGGCAGACCCTACCGACGGCGCTTGGTGGATCCGCGAGGGGACCACTGCACCTTCCTCGCCATCCACCCCACGTCGCTCGGAGCGCTGGCTGCCGAGCACGCGCTCGCGGGTGTCACCGGCTCGGTCGCCCGGCCGCGTTTCGTGACCGGGCGCACGGTCGCGACGACGCCCACGGTCCTGCTCCTGCGCGCGCTCCTTGCTGAGCTGCGATCCGGCGAGCCCGATCAGCTCCTCGTCGACGAGGCGCTCGTGCGGCTCGTCGGGGCGGCGCTCGGAGGCGGGGAGGCTGGCGAGGGAACGGCCCTCCGGTCGGAGGCGACGCGTCGGCGACACGAGCGACTGGTCGAGGACACCAAGGCTCTCATCGCCAGCGACCCAGCACGGTCGTGGGCGCTCGCCGACCTGGGCCGCACGGTCGGGGCGTCCTCGTTCCACCTCCACCGGGTCTTCCGCGCGACGACCGGCATGACGATCCACACGTACCAGCAACGGCTGCGTCTCCGCGAGGCCCTGGCGGTGCTGGGCGCAGGGACCGAGGACCTGGCGAGTCTCGCGCACGGACTGGGGTTCTCCAGCCATAGTCACTTCACGGACCGCTTCCGCCGCGAGTTCGGCGTCACGCCGTCTGCGGCCCGCCGTCTGCGGCGCAGCGAGTTGCGCAAGATGGTGACAGCGATGGAGGGGACCGCTACCTAG